In the Panthera tigris isolate Pti1 chromosome F3, P.tigris_Pti1_mat1.1, whole genome shotgun sequence genome, TTTCTTGTTGCCACTATATCCCCAGCACTTGGAATCAGACAATGTGCATAAAATGGACACATTTTCTGGTAAGAACAAGTGCTATGAATAAAGTCTATCAGGGTAATGGGCTATAGGCCAGAGTGCCTGGAAGTCAAGGTGCTCCTTTAGATGGAATAGACAAGGACTTTCTGGGGCAGctacatttgagctgagaccatCATGAACAATGTAGAAATCCCTGGAGGGGGAATGAGCTAGATGTGTTCAAGAGATTGAAAGTAGGCTTCTGTGGCTAGAGTAGATAAGGGGTAGAGGGCATGCCTCTAGATAAGGATGGATAGATAAGGCAAAACAGGGGCTAGATCAATGTCTTATGGCTCAGGGAAGGAGACTGGATTTTTCCCACCTTAATTGCTAAAGGAAGCCACTTGGAGAgttttaaggaaggaaataaaatctggCTTTTAGATCATCAAAAGTTTGTTCTTGCTGCTGTGAGAATGGACTGTAGAGAGGGTCAAGGCTGGAGGCAAGGAGACATAGGCTATGACTGTGCTACAAGTGGGATGATGGCAGCTTGAACCAGTGTtagaagaggtagagagaagtgGCCGGCAGAACTGACCAGACTTGGTGATGGATCAGTTGTGTAGGGGGTTTGTCCTATAGGAGGTGCTCCTTTCCTACCACTGTTCCCTAAGTTCATCTCACACTTCACATCTGGCTTCACCCTCATCAGCATGTGGCATTTCCCTGGTCACAGCGATTGGTTTCAAGATGGTCCAATCATGGGAATTTTTGCTCCATGGCCTGCTGGGTATAAATTAGAGAGTACATAAGCCTACTTGCCGCTAGTAGTCACTCTAAAAGGGGAGTATGTTTAAGGAGCAGAGAGTCAAGACAATGTTGTTACTCTGGATGGCAGATGGAAAGAGACTGAAATCTTGGTATTGTTGAGCCTCTGAACATACCAGTACAgatgctccccctccccccagacttTCTACTTAGTAAGGCAAAGAGCTTCCCTTGTTAGGGTCACCAGTTGGATTTCACTCACAACTGAAAGCATCCCAACCGATACGCTAATGTTATCTAGGAAGCCCAAATCAGAACTAAATATGCATGAGTGTAGGAGACAAGCCTGGAATAAAATCAATTCTGGGCTTTAAAAAGAGAACTGATTTGGGGGCGCTttggtggctcaagtcagttaagcatccaacttttggttttggctcaggtgatgatctcacagttcatgagattgagccccgcttcaggctctgtgctgacagcttgggattctctccctctctctcgcccctcccctgcccatgcatgcacattctcttgctgtctcaaaatgaataaacatttaaaaaaatattttaaaaagagaactgatTTTGAGAAATGTGTTAAAGAATTTTATAGAAGTTGgacatctaaataaataaacaaacaaataaataaataaggcacctgggtggctcagtcagttaagtggctgacttcggctcaggtcatgatctcacggttcatgggttcaagccctgtgaagagctctgtgctgacagctcggagcctggagcctgcttcagattcgtatctccctttctctctgtccctccccagcttgtgctctgtctctgtctctctctctcaaaaataaacatcaaatacataaataatgaatTCTATAGAAGTTGGAAATTGATGAAGTGGGGGATAcagaagaaatttatattttcagcttAGGCCATCATCTGCCATCAATGGATTATATAAATTCCCATTTCTTATCTTCTGGGTATTGAGTCCTACGTGTTTTGTGGCAGGCTGTGCTGAATGAAGGATACAAGGTAACTCAGAGGTGGATGAATGGAAATCGCCTATTCAGAAAGGCAcgattttaaagttcatttatttattttgagaggggcatgagtggggaggggcagagagagagggagagagataatcccaagcaggctttgcactgttagcatggagcccgatgcgggtctcaaactcatgaacctgagaccatgacctaagcagaaatcaagagtcagatgctcagccaactgagccaaccaggagcccccaGAGATGCACTATTTTGTGTGGGTGGTGCCTGGCCTAGGTATAAAATCACTGAGATAAAACTGGTACACTGGGATATGGACAGGGacattacagtctttatttttctaggtAGACTCCTAGTATCTGTATTCCTCAGAAAGTCTTTCACTTGGCATGGGCAGCCTCTTTCCACTTCAACTGATTTCTGCTTTTTCAAATCTGTTTTCCCTGTCATCTAAATAGAATAACAAAATCCAAGTATATTATAAAATTGTGAGTGGGGGATTCAGGTTTGGCACCTATTTGTTCAGAGTAGTACTTGCCATGAAATGAAGCTAGGGacagaaaatgacacaaaaatccTTATTTAAATTTGTATGGTTATTTGGTTAATCTCATGTCAGAATTTTTcaccattatattttaaaacactagcACAATACTTGGtacatagcaggtgttcaataatttattgaacaaatgaaaattataccCTAGTAATTCTGACCAgctataaaaatcacaaaaagttAAAGctgcaaaaaaattaacaaaagggtACATTACCTTATTCCCACATTGtattaaaacttctaaaaatggggtgcctgggtggctcggtcggttgggcgtccgacttcggctcaggtcatgatcaggtctgcatcgggctctgtgctgacagctcagagcctggagctgcttcagattctgtgtctccctctctctctacccctcccctgctcaagctctgtctctgtctctctcaaaaacaaataaacattaaaaaaaaaaaacaaaaaacccttctaaagataaaataaaacaaaataaaacaaaacaaaataaaataaaataaaataaaataaaataaaataaaataaaaatctgaaaacccAGAATCCCTAAAGCTTAGTGGTAACTGAACTGTTTCCAATAGCTACTTTACATCTACGTCAAACATTCAGTGTCCTGAGTGATGTTGGAAAGTtggcaaaataaaagagaaaattccaaatattttaacattcttaTTATATAGCTTTCTGGACAGTTTGCTTCCAGACACACATTCAGGATAAACACACATTCAACATtagatgattatttatttttcaggtttaaAAGGTTTCAAAATACGTATGTACAagctaaataaaacaaactacCCTCAGAGCATCTATGTAGAGCAGAATATGTAAATACACAAGGTCTGTTTTAGACGATACAAAAAATGATAATGTCAACAAATACAAAGACAAACAGTCAAGAAAGGTAAGCAAATTAGAGCATCTTAGCAAAGAATATATTAACTAAGATAGACCAGGACGAACCCCTAAGCATCAGGGCAAAATTTCTTTTCTGTGCCTCCCAGCTGCctggctttccttttctgtgttgtGTTGCATACTTCTGAGTCACCAGCCTCTGGCAGATCACCAGGCATCTCCTCCTTATCAGCCTAAAAAGGAGCAGATACGGTAAGATAGAAGGTTCACACTAAAACCAGGATGGAGAACAATGAAGTGCTGTAATATAATTTCCAAGTACTTCTTTGTTACCTCTTGTATATAATTTTCCCTCCAAAGGCATCCTCCTCaatcttttgtatattttaaatttttgtttcttttcataagTAACTGCTACTTAACTCAATCTGAAGGATGTTATAACTCAGCAAGAAACAGAACGTGCAAATCTTTGTTTTCCTGCAATTTGTATTGTTAAAGGAGGAAGTTCTATCAATTTAAATCGGGgaaattttccttcttccatgaATGGTCCcataagaaatgttaattttcccctccctcctctaccTCTCTCACTCCTTCCTGATTCCTGCAGTAGTCGCTTctcagcattaaaaaagaaaaaagaatctaagtCATCTCTCATTTATCCATGCTACCcccaagaatatatataaaaaaattaacccttcagtaagtggtgctgggaaaactggacagcgacatgcagaagaatgaacctggaccgctttcttacaccataaacaaaaataaactcaaaatggatgaaagacctaaatgtaagacaggaagccatcaaaatcctcgaggagaaagcaggcaaaaacctctttgatcttggccacagcaacttcttactcaacacgtctccggaggcaagggaaacaaaaacaaaaatgaactactcggaccccatcaaaataaaaagcttctgcatagcgaaggaaacaatcagcaaaactaaaagacaacctacagaatgggagaagatatttgcaaacgacatatcagataaagggttagtatccaaaatctataaagaacttatcaaactcgacacccaaaaaacaaataatccagtgaagaaatgggcaaaagacatgaatagacacttctccaaagaagacatccagatggccaactgacacatgaaaaaatgctcaacatcactcatcatcagggaaatacaaatcaaaaccacaatgaaataccaccttacacctgtcagaatggccaacattaacaactcaggcaacaacagatgttggcaaggatgcagagaaagaggatctcttttgcactgttagtggcagtgcaagctggtgcagccactctggaaaacagtatggagggtcctcaaaaaactaaaactagaactaccctatgacccagcaattgcactactaggtatttatccaagggatacaggtatgctgttttgaagggacacatgcaccccaatgtttatagcagcactatcaacaaaagccaaagtatggaaagagcccaaatgtccatcaatggatgaatggataaagaagatatggtatatatatacaatggagtattactcggcaatcaaaaagaatgaaatcttgccatttgcaactacgtggatggaactggagggtattatgctaagtgaaattagtcagagaaagacaaatatcatatgacttcactcatatgaagactttaagagacaaaacagatgaacataagggaagggaaacaaaaataatataaaaacaaggagggggacaaaacaagagactcataaatatggagaacagacagagggttcctggagggggtgtgggggggatgggctaaaggggtaaggggcactaaggaatctactcctgaaatcattgttgcactatatgctaatttggatgtaaattaaaaaaaaataaattgaaaagtatatatatatatatatatatatatatatatatatatatatatacacacacaaaattaaccagaTGCTGCCTACCCTCTAGTGTTGTCAATAGATGACAACTATTAAGGAAAAATGTACTTTTTGTTTGAACTACTAGCCTGTTTTGCTGAATAAGTATTTAGAAAGTTGCAATAGGAGAAAAAGATCAATTAGCTACTCTAGAGTACAGTACAAATTTAGCAAAGTTCAtaaacatgtatacatttataaacaGATACACTTTTAATGGGCTAACAACAGGAGCAAAATCAGAACTGTACAATCATCataccttctctttctgtcttgcaTGCTTCTCTGTCCACTGCCTGGCATTCTTGAGGAAGACTGgcttattatatttaaattcgGAGGACTGAGACAAAATCAAAGAAGAGtcagtggaaagaaaaatgatttgtaGTGGTTCAGCGGCAGCTGCCACAGCTATCCTCACAAATGAAGTCGGAGGTATAAAGAAAGTAGGATATGGGCCGCAGAGGAAAAGAAGATACTTACTATGTCTGCCATGAGTGGGTCATCAGGGTTGGGTTCGGACATGAGCAACTGAATAGAAGTCAACACGGTTGCAATGTTGAGAGATGGTCTCCAGGCACCCTATACACAGACAAACAGGCAGATACTTGTGTATTACTAAAAATGTTATACTCTAATTCAAGTTATATAGAGGAGAACCACAGACGGCTATACAGTCCACCCTTTACCCAGCACTCACTTTTGGTGGCAATTTGAGAACATCTAGACAAATCCGTCCAGCAGAATCAATGTTTGGATGATAGATTGGAGTAAGAAATCGGATCTGAGGGGGTTCAAACGGATACCTTTGAAAGCATAGGACAAtagagaatttttattaaaatattgcttCTTACTGTATTATAAAGTTTCCTGATGACTAATCAGGAAGACAGCCTTTGACAGGCAAAACTTTTCTCTCCtcaagtttttattatgaaaacttacaaaagttgaaataatagcattaaaaacacTCATATACCCACCACCTAGATCAAGCCACTTCACCCTCTAAATACTTCATCATGTGTCTCCCAAGAATAAGGTCATTCTCCTATATAACTGCAGTGCTACCAGTATacctaagaaaaaattaaaaatttattctccAATATCATCTACTATTCAGATATCCTCAATTGctccccagtctttttttttttttacatatggttttttgaaaaacaggATGCAATTAAGATTTATACATTGCCATTTGGTTATTATGCCTTTTTACTGAGACACAAACCTTGGAAAATTCCCAGTCTATTTTCAGAACTGATCTATCACATGATTATTATGCAACTTCTCTCAGGACTTTAACAAGTTTGGCCAGGATCTGACCTAGTGAATAGACATCTACATAACAgacattcatttctttccttcctcattctGCACAAATCTGCAACTGCAACTCACCCGATGAGAACCTTGAAGGAGATCTGAATTAAAAGGGGCCTtaacatagaaacagaaagtagaatggtggttgccaggtgctgggggaAGAGAGGACTGGCAAGTTACTGATGAATGGGTATGGAATTTCAGTCTGGGAAAATGACAAAGTTCTGGAGAAGAAGAATGGTGATAGgtgcataacaatgtgaatgtatttaatgccaccgTACCAAACACTTAAAAGTGGTTTAAATGATCAATTTTATGTTACGTACATTTTAGCACAATGAAAAAAAGAGGGGCCTTAGATGTGATCTAACCCATTTTGAGAGAAGGAATTTGAACTCCGGAgagataacttgcccaaggtcacattaAATCCTAAGACTAGGATTAAAACCTAGGACCTTTAACTCCTACATTTAACACTCTACTACATTACTCTATCTTCCAATAACTGTGCTTTAGTAAGCTTAGAATCTAATTCATACTAACCTCTCAGGAATGATAACTTCCAGCTTGAAAACACCTTTTTCATAAGGTGTGTCAGCCGCAcctaatatttcttaaaagaaaaaaacctagtTAAAAGGTAATTGGATGATTCAAATGACCACACCATACAGACCTAATAAAATTGACGGTCCTAAAGAAAAGCTAGGTCTAGGACAGTAATTCTCTTTCAGGGCTTTAATAAGCTTGCATGCAAGACACCAATGTACCCATGTACTTTGTTTCATGGTGTCAAACAAAGGAGAGATGGAAGATCAAAACAGAAGTTGGACAATACTGACCATAGATCAAATACAAGCTGCAGATTTGTTTTGTATGGACTGCAGTATTCTAATCATTTATGTTTCCTGTCTGGCCTCACAGATATTTGAGATGGCGACCTTTGGTCTAAACACTGCTTCAGAGCTGGTGCCCAAATCCTGGCTACAAGTCAGCAAAAGGTGTAATAAAAGACCAAAGAAGCAATGTCAAGCAAATCTTTTTATACATGTAAACAAATTAGGGTTAGAAAGGTGGCAGGGCACTTTGACCTTGCCATTGGTCTCTACTTTAGAGTATACAAATGTTCAGATTTCAGCACAATCTTCAGCAGGGTCATCATAGGCAACACATGATACGTACGAGCTCGCAGATCATCCATTTGGTCCTTATCTTGCCAGCAAGTGATGCCCGGGGGTGGCTCTGTGGCTAACAACTTCAGCTCCCTCTTCAGACGGGAAGCTCTCTGCATGGTCCCCAGGCAGAAGGAACCACACACAGTTCACTGCACCACCCTAGGAGCTGGCTGAGATTCACTAGGGAGAAAAGGGGCAACCATGAAATAGTCAGCAATAGTGACTGGGGTTTTTAGCACATGGCTTCAATATagtaaaaaacaaattcttcatATCAATCCCCATTCTGAGAAGGGAATCTatgctttttctatttccttcttgttATCTATTCAagcaagtaaattttaaaaataaagtgtaaataatgaaaaaagttcTACAAACAACAAACACACTACAAGTTTTCAATTAATGTCTGTTTCCGTTGACAAATTATAAACTCATGAGGTAGAGCCTGGGTCTAATTttaccccccaccgccccctcagCATGCCTGGCATAGAAAAGGATTGACAAATATTAGCTGCGGGAGGAAGTCCATATAAGCTTTGTGAGGAaagcaatgaatgaatgatatggaGGTAGTCTCACTCTGAGATATTTACAAGCCAAGGCTTAAATGTCTGTTTTCTCCATGTACCTTGGATTCCACATCCTTACTGTTCTTTAGTATTTCCAATCTCCTTCCCATCAACATTCACATATGCTCAAAATCTCTCTCACCTAAAACAAACACCCACATCCACACCCACTCAACACCCTTCCTAACTCTACTTCTCCCTTTAGCTACTATTCAAAGGACATGGATCTTTTGATAGAGGAGTTACATATCCCATCTGCCAGTTTGTCTTTT is a window encoding:
- the UBE2T gene encoding ubiquitin-conjugating enzyme E2 T isoform X2 — protein: MQRASRLKRELKLLATEPPPGITCWQDKDQMDDLRARAADTPYEKGVFKLEVIIPERYPFEPPQIRFLTPIYHPNIDSAGRICLDVLKLPPKGAWRPSLNIATVLTSIQLLMSEPNPDDPLMADISSEFKYNKPVFLKNARQWTEKHARQKEKADKEEMPGDLPEAGDSEVCNTTQKRKARQLGGTEKKFCPDA
- the UBE2T gene encoding ubiquitin-conjugating enzyme E2 T isoform X1, whose translation is MQRASRLKRELKLLATEPPPGITCWQDKDQMDDLRAQILGAADTPYEKGVFKLEVIIPERYPFEPPQIRFLTPIYHPNIDSAGRICLDVLKLPPKGAWRPSLNIATVLTSIQLLMSEPNPDDPLMADISSEFKYNKPVFLKNARQWTEKHARQKEKADKEEMPGDLPEAGDSEVCNTTQKRKARQLGGTEKKFCPDA